From Halorussus lipolyticus:
CGCCAGCTTCACCGTGACGCCTGACTTCCACTCGCTCGTCAGCGAGAACGAGACGGTCTCCACGACGTTCACCGTCGAGGACCCGACCGCCGAGATTAACGACGGCAACAGCGTCGTCGTGCCTGTCGGCGAGACCAACGTCACGGGTACCACCAACCTCGCGCCCGGCACGGAGTTCACCGTGCAGGCCAAGGCTGGCGGTTCCTTCCTGAAGTCGGCCAACGTCGAAGTCGGCCCGGACGGTAGCTTCTCCGCTCCGTTCGACTTCAGCGACGCCAACAACGGCACCGAGTTCACTGTCTCGCTCCGTAACACCGGTGCGAACATCGACTACGACACCATCTCCGGTACCGTGAGTGCAGACGCTGAAGGCGACCAGCCGACCACCACGACCACCTCCTCCAACAACACGACGACTACGACGACCGAGGAGACCACGACGACTACGACGACCGAGGAGACCACGACGACCGAGGAGACGACCGAAGAAACGACGACCGAGGAGACCACCACTACCACGAGCAGTGACGGTGGCATCCCCGGCTTCGGCGTGAGTGTCGCTCTCGTCGCCCTCGTCGCCGCCGCGCTACTGGCGCTCCGCCGTAGCAACTAAGCTAGCTAACTGACTACCGGATTTCTCCGGTCTTTCGCGGTTCCATTTTTTGCGTGCTAACTCCCGTAGCGACGGCTTCGTCGCGCGTGAGAAACGGTACGTTTCGAGTCGTCTAAGCGGACGTTAACCGAGGCGACACGAGCCGTCAACTCTTTATCCGGGGCGCGCTTTGACCCTTCTAACCGTGACTACGCCGTTGACAGACACACTCGCGTGGCTCGTCGTCGGACTGTTCGCTGGGGCCGCCAGTCTCGACTGGTACGATGGCGACCACGGCCGAGGACGCGCTCGCTACGTGGCGGCGTTCGCGTGGGTCGTCTTCGGCGTGTTCTGGCTCGCGCTGTTCCCGCACTTCGCCTTCGAGCAAAAGAGCTTCGTCGAGGGCGCGCTCAGTCTCGCCGCGCTTCCGGCCTGCCTGTACGCCGCGTACCTGCTTCTGCAGGGCAGAGAGACCCTCTTTCTCCTCTCGCGTGCTGTCGCCGTCATGGGTCTCATCTACCTGCCGTTCACGATGATTCCCGCCGGCAAGGAGTGGCTCATCGAGACGGTGACGTGGCAGGGCGAGTTCGTCATGCGGACGCTCGGCTACGAGTTCGAGGTCGTCCAGCGCGACGGCGGGATTCGCGGGACGTACTTCTTCCACACCGCTGACGGTCGGTTCAACGTCAACGTCCTGCTGGCGTGTACCGGTCTCGGGAGCATGGCCATCTTCGGCGGTCTCATCGCCGCGGTCCGCGCGCCCGTGGGTCGAAAGCTCCGGGGCCTCGCCATCGCCATCCCGATTATCTGGGCGCTGAACCTCGTCCGCGTGGTGTTCATCACGCTGGCGTTCAGCCACCAGTGGTTGCAGGTCTTCGTGGACCCGACGATGAGTCTGCTCGGCTATCAGGACCCCCACATGGTGTCGTACTTCATCTCCGACCGCGTGATGGCCCAGAGCCTCTCGGTGGTCGCGCTGGTCGGCATCGCGTGGGCGGTGGCCCGCGAGGTCCCCGAACTCCTGACGGTCGGCGAGGACGTCCTCTACATCGCAACCGGCGACGAGTACGACCTCCACGAGGCCGTCGGCACCGAGCGGCCGATTGCGACGGACGGAAAAGGCGAGTGAAGTAGCGGCGAAGTTCTGTTTTCGGGATTATTCGACTTCGAGGAGGCCGTCGGGCGCGCCCGCCAGTTCGCCGAGCGCGTCGGCCTCGATGTGGTGCAGGTCGCCGGGTATCACCAGCAGGTGGAGCGGGTCGCCGAACTCGCGGTCGGCGAGCGCCGAGATGCGGTCGGCGGCCACCACCGGGTCGGGACTCCCGGCGCGGGCGACCACGACGCCTAGCAGGTCGCCGTACTCCTCGGCCAGCAGGTCGGCGGCGTGGTCGGCGGTCATGTAGTCGTCGTTGCGGAGTTTGATGTCGAGGTAGACCAGCGTGTGCAGGCCGCGCTCGCGGTTCTCGTCGATGGCGTCGGTGACGCTGGCGGGGACCCCATCGGCACCGTGGGCGTAGTCGAACGGGAGCGTGGTGGCCTTGCCGAAGCGGTAGTTCTGGAGGCCAGTCAGGCCGCTGGCGGCCGATTCGGCGGTCGGCGCGTGGACGACGCGAGTGTCGATGCCGCGCTGTTCGGCCCGGAGGCGGAGGTCAACGTGGGTGGTCGAAATCATCGTGTCGCCCGCGGTGAGAAAGACCGCCTCTCCCGACTCTGCGGCCCGGAGGATGTCCTCGGGGTCCTGTTCGACGCCCGCCCGATTTCGGACCTCGATGTCGGTGTCGTGGTAGGCTTCCAAGTCCTCGACGCTCGCGCCGAGGAGTTTGCTGGTGTAGAACTCGGCGAACGCGCTGTCCGCGTCTCGCAGGACCTCCCGGCCCTCGACGGTAATCGACCGCTCGTCGTAGAGACCGAGGCCGACGAATGTGAGCATACGTGGGATAGGACCGCCAGCGGGTTATAGCGTTTCGAGTCGGGATTGCGCCGACAGCGAGAGAGTCGGAGACGTTCTTCTACAATTTGTTTCCAATTGTCGAGTTGTCCGAGGCGATTGTCGAACGTTCTCGGCTGTTGGCATCGCCGGCCGTCGAACCCGACCGCGAAGCGTCACGCTTACCGCCACACCGCCAGAAGCAGGTGTATGGAAGTTCCGTGCGTGCGCGTCGAGCGCGAGCGAGGCGAGGAGACTCGCCAGCGGTTAGCCGAGGCCGACCTCCTCGCCGCCGAGTTCGAAATCGAGGTCGCAGACGGGAATCTCTACCTCCCGGTCACCGACCGTGACCGAGTGCCCGAGGACCTACCGGTGGTCTCGCGCGCGGTCGGCGAGCGCGACACGCCGGACACGCCCACCGACCTGCTGGGTTACGAACCGACCTACGAGCGCCTCGGCGACATCGTGATTCTCGACGAGGACGACCCCGAGCAAGCCCGCGAAATCGCCGACGCCGTGATGTCCTCGGACATCCCCGTGAAGACGGTAGTCAACCGGGCCTCGAAAGTCAAGGGCGAACTGCGGGTCCGCGACTGGGAGGTGCTTGCGGGAGACGGAACTGAGGCGAGCGAAGCGAGCCGAGGGTCGGAAGACGGGTCTTCCGGAACCGAGACCGTCCACCGCGAATACGGCTGTGAGTTTCTGCTCGACGTGGCCGAGGTCTACTTTTCTCCTCGGCTCGCCACCGAGCGCCACCGGGTCGCCGAACAGGTCGAGGAGGCCGAGCGCGCCTTCGACATGTTCGCCGGGGTCGGCCCCTTCGTCGTCCCCTTCGCCAAGCGCGGCGCGGAGGTCGTCGGCGTGGATTTGAACGAGAAGGCCATCGAGTACCTCCGGGAGAACGCCCGCAGAAACGACGTGGCGGACGGAGTGACGGCGATTCAGGGGGACGTGAGGGAGGTTGCCCCGGAATATTCGGACTGGGCCGACCGCGTGGTGATGAACCTGCCCCACAGCGCCGACGAGTTCCTCGACACTGCGGTCGAACTCGCGGGCGACGACTGCGTGATTCACTACTACGACATCCAGCACGAGGACGACCCCTTCGGTCCGGGCGAGGAGGCCATCCGCGCCGTCGCGGAACCCGAGTACGAGGTCGAAGTCGAGACGCGCCACGTCGTCCGCTCCTACGCGCCCCACGAGGTGAACGTCTGTCTCGACGTGCGACTATCTCGCTAACGGCGGGCGATTCCGGAAGTCTTATTTTGGCTGTGGGAAGTAGTAAAGAGTGCAGGCGAAGTAGTCTGCCGGTGTAGCTCAGACTGGCTAGAGCGATTCCTTCGTAAGGAATAGGCCGAGGGTTCAAATCCCTCCACCGGCTTACTTTTCCGCGAACTACACGGCGAGCGCCTCGTGCGCTCGCATTTCTGTGAGCGGAAATCGACCTGTGGAGGATTTGAACTACGGAAAAGGCAGTCTCGCCGGAGGCGAGGAAGCGTTTTCAGGTGGTTCACAATCCCTCCACCGGCTCTTTCTGCCGAACGTAGTGAGGCTGAAGAGCCTTTTGTGGTGGGATTTGAACGAGACGAGTCGCAGGCCCGCGCAGGCCGTAGGCCGAGCAGGAACGTCTCGGCGTAGTTCACAATCCCTCCACCGGCTTACTTTTCCGCGAACTACCTTTCAGCTCTCTGCTCGTCTCGAACTCCGTCGTCGTGAGCGGGAGCGATAAAACAGGATGGGGTGACGGATTATCCGTCGCGCTCGTTCGTGAGGAGGTCCTCGGAGAACCAGTACACGTCACCGTTGATGCCCAGTTCGACTTCCCAGTAATTGCCGTAGTTGTAGCACGGGCCGCCGATGATTTCACCACTAGTTCCGTCGATGAACTTCTCGTAGTTATTGAGTTCACACGTTTCCCAACCGGGGACGCCAGCGCCGTCCGTGGAAACGATGTCACCTTGGTTGAACTCGTTGTGTGTCGCAGCGGCGGGATTAGTAGCCGCAAGTGCCGCGACACTGGTACCGAGTGCGGCACCGGCGGATTTGAGAACGCTACGCCGAGTCGTGTTATCTTTTTCGGACATCCATCTAACAATTATAGTTCAATACCACATAGTATTTTCTTAGTTGTTAGATTATAATAATTAATCTGCGAGAGGGAGACTGACAAACGGAGCCGAGTACGTCTGACGATAGACACAACGCTCTCCGAAACGACTGGTAGGGAAATTCGCTCTTACTCCTCCGGCACGCTCGCGCCGACTTCCGAGACTTCCCGCACGTCCTCGCGCTCTACGCCGTCGAACTCCAGCGCGAACTCCGGACCGAACGCCGAGGAGGGCGTCTGGAACCCAGAATTAACTTCGCCCTCGACCACCCGACGCGCCGACTCCACCGCGGTTCGGGCGGTCAGGTCGTAGGTATCGGGGGTTCGCATCCGGGCAGAGAACCGGTT
This genomic window contains:
- the artA gene encoding archaeosortase A — translated: MTDTLAWLVVGLFAGAASLDWYDGDHGRGRARYVAAFAWVVFGVFWLALFPHFAFEQKSFVEGALSLAALPACLYAAYLLLQGRETLFLLSRAVAVMGLIYLPFTMIPAGKEWLIETVTWQGEFVMRTLGYEFEVVQRDGGIRGTYFFHTADGRFNVNVLLACTGLGSMAIFGGLIAAVRAPVGRKLRGLAIAIPIIWALNLVRVVFITLAFSHQWLQVFVDPTMSLLGYQDPHMVSYFISDRVMAQSLSVVALVGIAWAVAREVPELLTVGEDVLYIATGDEYDLHEAVGTERPIATDGKGE
- the dph5 gene encoding diphthine synthase, which codes for MLTFVGLGLYDERSITVEGREVLRDADSAFAEFYTSKLLGASVEDLEAYHDTDIEVRNRAGVEQDPEDILRAAESGEAVFLTAGDTMISTTHVDLRLRAEQRGIDTRVVHAPTAESAASGLTGLQNYRFGKATTLPFDYAHGADGVPASVTDAIDENRERGLHTLVYLDIKLRNDDYMTADHAADLLAEEYGDLLGVVVARAGSPDPVVAADRISALADREFGDPLHLLVIPGDLHHIEADALGELAGAPDGLLEVE
- a CDS encoding class I SAM-dependent methyltransferase — encoded protein: MEVPCVRVERERGEETRQRLAEADLLAAEFEIEVADGNLYLPVTDRDRVPEDLPVVSRAVGERDTPDTPTDLLGYEPTYERLGDIVILDEDDPEQAREIADAVMSSDIPVKTVVNRASKVKGELRVRDWEVLAGDGTEASEASRGSEDGSSGTETVHREYGCEFLLDVAEVYFSPRLATERHRVAEQVEEAERAFDMFAGVGPFVVPFAKRGAEVVGVDLNEKAIEYLRENARRNDVADGVTAIQGDVREVAPEYSDWADRVVMNLPHSADEFLDTAVELAGDDCVIHYYDIQHEDDPFGPGEEAIRAVAEPEYEVEVETRHVVRSYAPHEVNVCLDVRLSR